The DNA region CGGCTCCCGCTCCCATTCCGCCTTGCCGCTCGTGCCGGGACGGGCAGGATCTGGGCTTCGAATTCACGATGGCGTTCCAGCCCATCGTCGATGTGCGAGAGCGCAGCGTGGTGGCCTATGAGGCCCTGGTGCGCGGCAAGGATGGCGCCGGTGCGGCCCACATCCTGCAGCAGGTGACGGCCGAGAACCGCTACACCTTCGACCAGGCCTGCCGGGTGAAGGCCATCGAGCTGGCCCAGCGGCTCGGCATCGCCTGCCGGCTGAACATCAACTTTCTGCCCAACGCCGTCTACCAGCCGGAGGCCTGCATCCGCGCCACGCTGGCCGCAGCCGAGCGCTCCGGTTTTCCGCTGCACCGCATCGCCTTCGAGGTGGCGGAGCAGGAACACGTGGTGGACAAACTGCACCTCAAGAACATCATGCGCTCGTACCGGCGCCATGGCTTCGGCACGGCGATCGACGACTTCGGCGCGGGCTACGCCGGGCTGGAGCTGCTGGCCGACTTCCAGCCCGACGTGATCAAGATCGACATGTCGCTGCTGCGCGGCATCGACACCGACGGCGTGCGCCAGGCCATCGTGCAGGGCGTGGTGGGTATCTGCGCCGCGCTGCAGATCGGTGTGGTGGCCGAGGGTGTGGAGACGGCGTCCGAACTGCAGACGCTGCAGGCCATGGGCGTGCACCTGTTCCAGGGCTACCTGTTCGCCCGGCCTGCGGTCGAAGCGCTGCCCGCCGTCCTCTGGCCCTGAGCTGCAGCCCTCGCCTATGGCGATGCGGGCGATGGCTCTTGCGGGCCGGCCGCGGGCTGGGGCCGCACCAGCCGCACGGGCAACTGCGTTCCCTTGCCCATGTTGCCCGTGG from Paracidovorax wautersii includes:
- a CDS encoding EAL domain-containing protein, translating into MALPAHLPAPAPIPPCRSCRDGQDLGFEFTMAFQPIVDVRERSVVAYEALVRGKDGAGAAHILQQVTAENRYTFDQACRVKAIELAQRLGIACRLNINFLPNAVYQPEACIRATLAAAERSGFPLHRIAFEVAEQEHVVDKLHLKNIMRSYRRHGFGTAIDDFGAGYAGLELLADFQPDVIKIDMSLLRGIDTDGVRQAIVQGVVGICAALQIGVVAEGVETASELQTLQAMGVHLFQGYLFARPAVEALPAVLWP